A stretch of the Polyangiaceae bacterium genome encodes the following:
- a CDS encoding cation-translocating P-type ATPase has product MPVFELRSERGLSEAEAAARLARDGPNELPSDREQSVILTLLAVLKEPMLLLLLGSGALYLLLGDVREALTLLSFVVVIIAITLYQERKTERALAALRDLSSPRASVIRDGVKKRIAGRDVVEGDVIVLAEGDRVPADALLLDAVNLSVDESLLSGESVPVRKQAAGADSPTSARPGGDDLPFVFSGTLIVRGQGVARVSATGRRSELGKIGTSLSSLEDERSPLQHEVGRVVTRVALGGLLLCVLLLLVYGLTRGDWLRGLLAGLALAMAVLPEEFPVVLTVFLALGAWRISKRNVLTRRVPAVELLGAATVLCTDKTGTLTENRMTVAELWAPRGGHVVGGAELPESVHGVVEFGILASQRDPFDPMEIAFHAIGQGKLQGTEHLHDNWELVREYPLSPELLSVAQVWRAREGERHVIAAKGAPEAIVDLCHLAPQEAEEVQRHVLELAGRGLRVLAVARAYFAGDELPAQQHDYDFELLGLVGLRDPLRETVPAAVDECRAAGLSVVMITGDYPETARVIAKEAHLPESGELITGSELDELSDDALRERLQRTTVFARAVPEQKLRLVQALKANGEIVAMTGDGVNDAPSLKAAHIGVAMGGRGTDVAREAAALVLTDDDFSSIVAAVRLGRRIFDNLRKAMAYIIAIHVPIAGMSLIPVLLGWPLALYPVHIVFLELVIDPSCSVAFEAEPEDPGVMRRPPRRARARLFQGRLVGVAALQGASLLVAALLVFGLALGRGAPEAEARALTFTTLLGGNLALIATNRSWTRSLWGALGARNWPARLIIAGALVVLAVALYAPPARDLFHFVTPRLPDVLLALGAGAVCLLWFELIKVVSPRWLSER; this is encoded by the coding sequence GTGCCAGTCTTCGAGCTTCGCAGCGAACGCGGCCTGTCGGAGGCCGAGGCCGCGGCGCGCCTCGCACGCGATGGGCCGAACGAGCTGCCCTCGGACCGCGAGCAGAGCGTCATCCTGACTCTGCTCGCGGTGCTCAAGGAGCCGATGCTGCTCCTGCTGCTGGGGAGCGGTGCCCTGTACCTACTGCTCGGCGACGTGCGCGAGGCGCTCACCCTGCTCTCGTTCGTCGTGGTGATCATCGCCATCACGCTGTACCAGGAGCGCAAGACGGAGCGGGCTCTGGCCGCTCTCCGCGACTTGTCGAGCCCACGCGCCTCGGTGATCCGCGACGGCGTGAAGAAGCGCATCGCCGGCCGCGACGTGGTGGAGGGCGACGTGATCGTGCTGGCCGAGGGGGACCGCGTGCCGGCCGACGCGCTCTTGCTCGATGCGGTCAACCTGTCGGTGGACGAGTCGCTGCTCAGCGGCGAGTCGGTGCCCGTGCGCAAGCAGGCCGCGGGCGCAGACTCGCCGACCAGCGCGCGGCCAGGCGGGGACGACCTCCCCTTCGTGTTCAGCGGCACGCTGATCGTGCGCGGGCAGGGCGTCGCGCGGGTCAGCGCGACCGGGCGCCGCAGCGAGCTCGGCAAGATCGGCACATCCCTCTCTAGCCTGGAGGACGAGCGGAGCCCGCTCCAGCACGAGGTCGGCCGCGTCGTCACTCGGGTGGCGCTCGGCGGACTCCTGCTCTGCGTGCTCTTGCTCCTGGTCTACGGGCTCACCCGCGGCGACTGGCTGCGCGGGCTCCTGGCCGGGCTCGCGCTGGCCATGGCCGTGCTGCCTGAGGAGTTCCCAGTCGTGCTCACCGTGTTTCTGGCGCTGGGCGCCTGGCGCATCTCGAAGCGCAACGTGCTCACCCGGCGCGTGCCCGCGGTGGAGCTCTTGGGCGCGGCCACGGTGCTGTGCACCGACAAGACGGGCACGCTGACCGAGAACCGCATGACGGTGGCCGAGCTCTGGGCACCTCGGGGCGGGCACGTGGTCGGAGGCGCCGAGCTGCCGGAGTCGGTCCACGGCGTCGTCGAGTTCGGCATCCTGGCCAGTCAGCGCGATCCCTTCGACCCGATGGAGATCGCCTTCCACGCGATCGGCCAGGGAAAGCTTCAGGGCACCGAGCACCTTCACGACAACTGGGAGCTGGTGCGCGAGTACCCGCTCTCGCCGGAGCTCCTGAGCGTGGCGCAGGTCTGGCGCGCGCGGGAAGGTGAGCGTCACGTCATCGCCGCCAAGGGCGCACCCGAGGCCATCGTGGACCTCTGCCACCTTGCGCCGCAGGAGGCCGAGGAGGTTCAGCGTCACGTCCTCGAGCTGGCGGGGCGGGGACTGCGCGTCCTGGCGGTAGCCCGCGCCTACTTCGCCGGAGACGAGCTCCCGGCCCAGCAACACGACTACGACTTCGAGCTGTTGGGGTTGGTCGGGCTACGCGACCCACTGCGCGAGACCGTCCCGGCCGCCGTCGACGAGTGTCGGGCAGCGGGACTCTCGGTGGTGATGATCACCGGCGACTACCCGGAGACCGCCCGCGTCATCGCCAAGGAAGCTCACCTGCCCGAATCCGGAGAGCTCATCACCGGCAGCGAGCTGGACGAGCTGTCGGACGACGCGCTCCGAGAACGCCTCCAGCGCACCACCGTCTTCGCGCGCGCGGTGCCGGAGCAGAAGCTCCGCCTGGTGCAAGCCCTGAAGGCGAACGGCGAAATCGTGGCCATGACCGGCGATGGCGTGAACGACGCGCCCTCGCTCAAGGCCGCTCACATCGGCGTGGCCATGGGCGGACGCGGCACCGACGTCGCGCGCGAGGCCGCCGCGCTGGTGCTGACGGACGACGACTTCTCGTCCATCGTGGCGGCGGTGCGCCTGGGCCGGCGCATCTTCGACAACCTGCGCAAGGCGATGGCGTACATCATCGCGATCCACGTGCCGATCGCCGGCATGTCGTTGATCCCGGTGCTGCTCGGCTGGCCGCTGGCCCTGTACCCGGTGCACATCGTGTTTCTCGAGCTCGTGATCGACCCGTCGTGCTCGGTGGCGTTCGAGGCCGAGCCCGAAGACCCGGGTGTGATGCGGCGCCCACCCCGGCGCGCTCGGGCGCGGCTGTTCCAGGGCCGCCTGGTCGGGGTGGCCGCGCTCCAAGGAGCGAGCCTGCTCGTCGCGGCCCTGCTCGTCTTCGGCCTCGCGCTCGGCAGGGGGGCGCCCGAGGCCGAGGCCCGTGCCCTCACCTTCACCACGCTGCTCGGCGGCAACCTCGCGCTGATCGCCACCAATCGCTCTTGGACGCGCTCGCTCTGGGGAGCGCTCGGAGCTCGAAACTGGCCGGCTCGGCTCATCATCGCCGGGGCGCTCGTCGTGCTCGCGGTCGCGCTCTACGCGCCGCCGGCTCGGGACCTGTTCCACTTCGTCACCCCGCGCTTGCCCGACGTCCTCTTGGCGCTGGGTGCCGGCGCCGTGTGCTTGCTCTGGTTCGAGCTGATCAAGGTCGTGTCTCCACGCTGGCTGTCGGAGCGCTGA
- a CDS encoding pirin family protein, whose amino-acid sequence MLKLRPGSERGHADHGWLDSRHTFSFADYYAPAHMGFRQLRVINEDRVQPGRGFGTHPHRDMEIISYVLAGALEHKDSMGNGSVIRPGEVQRMSAGTGVTHSEYNHSKTELVHFLQIWLLPARSGLTPGYEQKAFPEGERAGRLCLIASPDGRDGSVTIHTDALVHSGSFDKGQSAELSLAAGRHAWVHVARGAVSVNGHALSAGDGAALSDEPSVRLEGLDAGEVLVFDLS is encoded by the coding sequence ATGCTGAAACTCCGACCTGGCTCCGAGCGCGGGCACGCCGATCACGGCTGGCTCGACTCCCGCCACACCTTCTCGTTCGCCGACTACTACGCCCCGGCCCACATGGGCTTCCGGCAGCTGCGCGTGATCAACGAGGACCGCGTCCAGCCCGGTCGCGGCTTCGGCACTCACCCGCACCGCGACATGGAGATCATCTCCTACGTGCTCGCCGGCGCTCTCGAGCACAAGGACTCGATGGGCAACGGCTCGGTGATCCGCCCGGGAGAGGTCCAGCGCATGAGCGCCGGCACCGGCGTGACCCACAGCGAATACAACCACTCGAAGACGGAGCTGGTTCACTTCCTCCAAATCTGGCTCCTGCCGGCGCGGAGCGGGCTCACGCCTGGCTACGAGCAGAAGGCCTTCCCGGAGGGCGAGCGGGCGGGGCGGCTCTGCTTGATCGCCTCCCCGGACGGGCGCGATGGCAGTGTCACCATCCACACCGACGCACTCGTCCACTCCGGGTCCTTCGACAAGGGTCAGTCCGCGGAGCTGTCGCTCGCTGCCGGCCGTCACGCCTGGGTCCACGTCGCGCGCGGCGCGGTCTCGGTGAACGGGCACGCGCTCTCGGCGGGGGACGGCGCCGCGCTCTCCGATGAGCCGAGCGTGCGCCTCGAAGGACTGGATGCCGGCGAAGTCCTGGTGTTCGACCTGAGCTGA